In Equus caballus isolate H_3958 breed thoroughbred chromosome 7, TB-T2T, whole genome shotgun sequence, one DNA window encodes the following:
- the PWWP3A gene encoding PWWP domain-containing DNA repair factor 3A isoform X6, with protein MSGSFGPHRRERGCQRLSGSPAHEEDPKCQVDPKKGLGKSESPRAPAASSAGGGSQDGRGSRIRRGDPMTPRKRGRNSAHSPCQNAPSLPEGDPERESEARAAPCSPSRVKEEGPGAEGRDPALPAGGPALLLAPGCPQARGCPSRQQCPDGSQRPGPRGCMTLRSTAKPGLPPPRVPTEEAGSLQPLEEDRPSSEESVQFNSVNSILEEDEEDEEPPRILLYHEPRSFEVGMLVWLKYQKYPFWPAVVKSVRRRDKKASVLFIEGNMNPKGKGITVCLRRLKHFDCKEKHALLSEAKEDFDQAIGWCVSLITDYRVRLGCGSFAGSFLEYYAADISYPVRKSIQQDVLGTRFPQLSKGHEEEPAAGSPQGRRPPCRKVLPDRSRAARDRANQKLVEYIVKARGAESHLRAILRDRKPSRWLQTFLNSGQYMTCMETYLEDEEQLDLVVKYLQGLFQETGSRMLARINGDRIRFILDVLLPEAIICAISAVDAVDYKTAEEKYIKGPSLSYREKQIFDNQLLEERSRRS; from the exons ATGTCGGGCAGTTTCGGACCCCACAGGAGGGAACGTGGATGCCAGAGGCTGTCAGGTTCGCCCGCTCATGAAGAGGACCCCAAGTGCCAAGTGGATCCCAAGAAGGGGCTTGGGAAAAGTGAAAGCCCACGAGCCCCGGCCGCCTCCTCAGCCGGAGGTGGTTCTCAGGACGGGCGTGGATCAAGAATACGCCGGGGAGATCCCATGACCCcgaggaaaaggggaagaaattCGGCACACAGCCCATGTCAGAATGCACCTTCACTCCCAGAGGGGGATCCTGAAAGAGAGAGCGAGGCCAGGGCAGCCCCGTGCTCGCCCTCGCGGGTCAAGGAGGAGGGTCCGGGGGCTGAAGGGCGagacccagctctgcctgctggCGGCCCCGCTCTGCTGCTGGCCCCGGGGTGCCCGCAGGCCCGAGGCTGCCCCTCCAGGCAGCAGTGTCCAGATGGCAGCCAGCGGCCAGGGCCAAGGGGATGCATGACTCTGCGCAGCACCGCCAAGCCCGGCCTGCCGCCGCCCCGGGTCCCCACAGAGGAAGCCGGGAGTCTTCAGCCCCTGGAGGAAG ACCGTCCATCCTCTGAAGAGTCCGTGCAGTTTAATTCCGTTAATTCCATcctggaggaagatgaggaagacgAGGAGCCCCCGAGAATCCTCCTCTACCACG AACCACGCTCGTTTGAAGTAGGAATGCTAGTCTGGCTTAAATACCAAAAATACCCCTTCTGGCCGGCAGTG GTCAAGAGCGTCAGGCGGAGAGATAAGAAAGCCAGCGTGCTTTTCATCGAAGGGAACATGAACCCAAAGGGGAAAGG CATCACCGTGTGCCTGAGGAGACTGAAGCACTTCGACTGTAAGGAGAAGCACGCGCTCCTG AGCGAAGCCAAGGAGGACTTCGACCAGGCCATCGGCTGGTGCGTCTCCCTGATCACCGACTACAGGGTCCGGCTTG GCTGCGGTTCTTTCGCCGGCTCTTTcctggaatattatgcagctgaTATAA GTTACCCCGTCCGCAAGTCCATCCAGCAGGACGTCCTGGGGACCAGGTTCCCTCAGCTGAGCAAAGGGCACGAGGAGGAGCCTGCGGCAGGGAGCCCCCAGGGCAGGCGGCCGCCATGCAGGAAAGTCCTGCCCGACCGGTCGCGGGCCGCCCGGGACCGTGCCAACCAGAAGCTGGTGGAGTACATCGTGAAGGCGCGGGGCGCCGAGAGCCACCTGCGGGCCATCCTGAGGGACAGGAAGCCGTCCAGGTGGCTGCAGACATTCCTGAACTCGGGGCAGTACATGACGTGCATGGAGACGTACCTGGAGGACGAGGAGCAGCTGGACCTGGTGGTGAAGTACCTGCAGGGGCTCTTCCAGGAGACGGGCAGCAGGATGCTGGCGCGCATCAACGGCGACCGGATCCGCTTCATCCTGGACGTCCTCCTGCCCGAG GCCATCATCTGTGCGATTTCCGCCGTGGACGCAGTGGACTACAAGACGGCCGAGGAGAAGTACATAAAGGGACCCTCGCTCAGCTACCG GGAAAAACAGATATTCGATAACCAGCTCCTGGAGGAGAGGAGTCGGCGCAGCTGA